Within the Miscanthus floridulus cultivar M001 chromosome 17, ASM1932011v1, whole genome shotgun sequence genome, the region CAAGGAGGACACCGCCCGGAGGTACTTCCAGCAGCTCATCTCCGCCGTCGGCTTCTGCCACGCCAGGGGCGTTTTCCACCGCGACCTCAAGCCCGAGAACCTCCTCGTCGACGAGCGCGGCGACCTCAAGGTCTCCGATTTCGGCCTCTCGGCGGTCGCCGATCAGTTCCACCCCGACGGCCTTCTCCACACCTTCTGTGGCACGCCCTCCTACGTCGCCCCGGAGGTGCTCGCGCGCCGCGGCTATGACGGCGCCAAGGCGGACATATGGTCGTGCGGTGTCATCCTGTTCGTGCTCATGGCTGGCTACCTTCCTTTCCATGACCAGAACCTCATGGCGATGTACCGTAAGATTTACAGGGGGGAATTCCGGTGTCCGAGATGGTTTTCCAAGGATCTTAGCAGTCTATTGAATCGGCTTCTTGACACGAACCCAGAGACCAGGATCACCGTGGCTCAGATAATGGAGAGCAGGTGGTTTCAGAAAGGGTTCCGACCGGTCAGGTTCTACGTCGAGGATGACCAAGTGCACAGCTTGGCAGACAGTGAGAATGAGGTGCCGGAACTGGGGCCTAGTgagccgccacctccacctctcccaccaccaccacagaaAGAGGACGATGGTGATGATTCTGGATGGGAATCAGACTCGTCTGTAGCATCCTGCCCAGCCACATTGTCATCAGAGGAGAGGAGACGGCCTGTTGGATCTCTCCCACGGCCAGTAAGTCTAAATGCGTTTGATATCATATCGTTCTCAAGGGGATTCAATTTGTCGGGGTTGTTTGAGGAGCGAGGCAGTGAAGTGAGATTTGTCTCAGCACACCCCATGCAAACAATTATAACAAAATTGGAGGAGATCGCAAAGGTGAAGAGCTTTGCAGTTCGGCGGAAGGACTGGCGGGTGAGCCTGGAAGGCACGAGAGAAAGCGAAAAGGGTCCATTGACAATCGGGGCTGAAGTATTTGAGCTCACACCAAGCCTTGTGGTGGTGGAGGTGAGGATGAAGGCAGGGGACAGGAAAGAATATGAGGATTTTTGTGAGAGGGAGTTGAAACCTGGGATGCAGCACCTCGTGCACCATACAGCCTCTGTTCCTGATATACCTTCTGACACTGAGTAGCTTAAAAGGCAGTGTGCTCTTGCTTTGAAGGAATATGAAAAGGAAATTTGGATTGAAAGGATGCACCTTTCTGTTTCAGTCTAAGCATCTGTGCAGGAAAATGTTATTCATAGATTTCCTTAATTGTTTCTTTTTGTTAATATTCTTTCCACAATCAATGATGTTTTGTGATAGTAGTTGTGTGCTAATATCAATCATCAATCTTTTTAGTTGGAAGTTTAAAAGTTGTGGCCATTTCACTACAGAATTATCAAAGCTATAACTCTAATGTTATTAGCCATGTAACTGTGCTACAATTATGTACATTCGTTCTTGTACAAATGTCATCTGTAAATTTCTTGAAGAAGGAATATTGGCCTTGGTGTGTACATACAAAAGACTAAAGAATGTAAAATTTGTATATTCAGTTATTTTTGGGTGGGTTTATGAACTCTGGAATCAAAGTATTAGAATTAAAATATTCATTGGTTCCCTCCTGTGCAGCTTCACCACTTTATTAATTGAAAAACATTGTATTGGATCCAATTATAAAATGGTAGGCGGCTAAAAGTGTGAATTCTCTGAACtttgttccattatctaaaaagtgTAAATTCTCAAATTCGGTGTTTTGCTTCCTTACTCATACTTATATTATGGTTTGTAACTGTGTACAAGGTTAAATAGTGTAGCTTGTATATCCTGTGGTCTTTTCGGGCTTATGGAACAAGAGTCCTTGTAGAGTTAGAGTGACCATTGTTTTGTTGCTATTGAGCTTAACTAATTCAGTTACTGAGAACATTCTGTTTGATCCAAATTTAATAGGAGATGGCTAATATTCCCTCCGTTGTAATTTATAGGTcgttttggcatttctagataCACAACTTCTATTGTGTATCTAGACCACattgtatatctaggtgcatagtaaAATCTATACACCTAGAAAATCCAAAATGACCTATAATTTGAGACAGAGGGTGGTAGTAAGAAGAACTCAAACTTGTAGCTTGTA harbors:
- the LOC136516291 gene encoding CBL-interacting protein kinase 19, yielding MAATPPSSRDPSPQPRRPASSAGPASKRGGLLLGRYELGRLLGHGTFAKVYHARHADTGETVAIKVLDKEKALRNGLVPHIKREIAILRRVRHPNIVRLFEVMATKSKIYFVMEFVRGGELFARVAKGRLKEDTARRYFQQLISAVGFCHARGVFHRDLKPENLLVDERGDLKVSDFGLSAVADQFHPDGLLHTFCGTPSYVAPEVLARRGYDGAKADIWSCGVILFVLMAGYLPFHDQNLMAMYRKIYRGEFRCPRWFSKDLSSLLNRLLDTNPETRITVAQIMESRWFQKGFRPVRFYVEDDQVHSLADSENEVPELGPSEPPPPPLPPPPQKEDDGDDSGWESDSSVASCPATLSSEERRRPVGSLPRPVSLNAFDIISFSRGFNLSGLFEERGSEVRFVSAHPMQTIITKLEEIAKVKSFAVRRKDWRVSLEGTRESEKGPLTIGAEVFELTPSLVVVEVRMKAGDRKEYEDFCERELKPGMQHLVHHTASVPDIPSDTE